The Kordia sp. SMS9 genome window below encodes:
- a CDS encoding carboxypeptidase-like regulatory domain-containing protein, translated as MKKTATILISFLFACTAFAQYEITIDAYILDRDTNEPIPHVNVEFPDKDIKAVTDVSGKFTLTFDEGWIRGQDSFQLSANNYKTVTTVMSKLDRYLSVSDKIYLKMDEASQNKNTITGVVAAEKDLTIQNASVQIKNTFITAHTNFDGEFDIAAKVGDTLVIDYLGMNSKEVVVRDRNPIDITLKSDRELLKEVALKGKKKQKKKEYVDTGFGAVNLDTFSPSTVINSEDIGPQHIYTSDVLRGSVAGLFVYNGGVNTRPRYGISPQQMLRNTNPTPIESASQTLMLIRGQQVQVFYDGFPFRGSVDDIELRTIDNIVILKSINSTILYGGLPTILITSKNRFLKKDANGNVVNSALLTNNNYKEAVPLIMNKEEKPLYILELETAKSYQQAMTIFGQQQQNSLRQTIPYYLDTAEYFKRWGKDKSLAILKNIEVLAEENPRALKSLAYKLEELDEFVLAKSVYQRIAALLPNASQSYRDLALAYKRAGNYQESLDLYVKMLTDSFETIDFSGIEKPLLSEMQQLLRRHRVELDYKDIPSNLLKATFKYDVRLVVEWNRPNAEFELQFVNPSKKFYTWEHSILANKDRLLDEAKNGYHMEEHIIDEADITGDWIVNIKSLEEEENINPTYLKYTLYTNYGAPNQERTIKVVKLYKHQQKVTLDKIKYQPQASSTTQR; from the coding sequence ATGAAAAAAACAGCTACCATTCTCATATCATTTCTCTTTGCATGTACCGCATTTGCGCAATATGAAATTACGATTGATGCCTATATTTTGGATAGAGACACTAATGAACCAATTCCGCATGTAAATGTAGAATTTCCAGATAAAGATATAAAAGCTGTGACCGATGTCTCGGGAAAATTCACGCTTACCTTTGATGAAGGTTGGATTCGTGGGCAAGATTCGTTTCAACTTTCTGCCAATAACTACAAAACGGTAACAACGGTCATGTCAAAACTTGATCGGTATTTGTCTGTTTCAGATAAGATATATTTAAAAATGGACGAAGCATCACAAAATAAAAATACCATTACAGGAGTCGTTGCTGCCGAAAAAGATTTGACCATTCAAAATGCTTCAGTTCAAATTAAAAATACCTTCATTACAGCACATACAAATTTTGATGGTGAATTTGATATCGCTGCGAAAGTTGGTGATACCTTAGTAATTGATTATTTAGGAATGAATTCGAAGGAAGTTGTTGTACGTGACAGAAATCCGATAGATATCACGCTAAAATCCGATAGAGAATTACTCAAAGAAGTTGCCTTAAAAGGTAAGAAAAAACAAAAGAAAAAAGAATATGTCGACACCGGATTTGGAGCAGTAAACCTAGATACGTTTAGTCCAAGTACTGTAATAAATTCAGAGGATATTGGACCTCAACACATTTATACATCGGATGTGTTGCGTGGAAGTGTGGCAGGTTTGTTTGTATACAATGGCGGTGTCAATACAAGACCGCGATATGGAATTTCTCCACAGCAAATGCTTCGAAATACCAATCCAACGCCGATAGAATCAGCTTCGCAAACTTTAATGCTCATTAGAGGACAACAAGTACAAGTGTTTTATGATGGATTTCCGTTTCGCGGAAGTGTAGATGATATTGAATTGCGAACTATTGATAATATTGTCATCTTAAAATCTATAAATTCTACCATTTTATACGGTGGATTACCAACGATTTTAATTACCTCTAAAAATAGATTCTTAAAAAAAGATGCGAATGGAAATGTGGTCAATTCAGCACTTCTAACAAATAACAATTACAAAGAAGCTGTTCCGCTTATTATGAACAAGGAAGAAAAACCATTGTACATTTTGGAACTCGAAACGGCAAAAAGTTACCAACAGGCAATGACGATTTTTGGGCAACAACAACAAAACTCATTGCGTCAAACCATTCCGTATTATTTAGATACAGCCGAATATTTTAAAAGATGGGGAAAAGATAAATCTTTAGCAATTTTAAAAAATATAGAAGTATTGGCAGAAGAAAATCCAAGAGCGTTGAAAAGTTTGGCGTATAAACTAGAAGAATTGGACGAATTTGTCTTAGCGAAAAGTGTTTATCAGCGAATTGCAGCGTTGTTACCAAACGCTTCGCAATCATACAGAGATTTGGCGTTGGCGTACAAACGTGCAGGAAACTATCAAGAATCATTGGATTTATATGTGAAAATGTTGACAGATTCGTTTGAAACGATAGATTTCTCAGGCATTGAAAAACCATTATTAAGTGAAATGCAACAATTGCTTCGCAGACACCGAGTGGAGCTTGATTACAAAGACATTCCGTCAAACTTACTCAAAGCAACGTTTAAATATGATGTGCGATTAGTAGTAGAATGGAATCGACCTAATGCGGAATTTGAATTGCAATTTGTAAATCCTTCCAAGAAGTTTTACACATGGGAACATTCGATTCTTGCGAACAAAGATCGTTTGTTGGACGAAGCGAAAAACGGATATCACATGGAAGAACATATCATTGATGAAGCAGACATCACAGGCGATTGGATTGTAAATATTAAAAGCTTGGAAGAAGAAGAAAACATCAATCCAACCTATTTAAAATACACGCTATACACAAACTACGGCGCGCCAAATCAAGAACGCACGATTAAAGTGGTGAAACTGTACAAGCATCAGCAAAAAGTAACCTTAGATAAAATTAAATACCAGCCACAAGCGTCGTCAACAACGCAACGATAA
- a CDS encoding retropepsin-like aspartic protease: MKKSLRKFLLDKGYKRIKLNRINTNHYEVKAKINGVEGSFILDTGASTSCVGFEAVKIFKLKAKDSKIKAAGAGAVNMETQISKKNTVHIGKWKNKKVALVLFNLDHVNTALTQHEAKPVNGIIGADILRTGKAVIDYNKNCLYLK, encoded by the coding sequence ATGAAGAAAAGTTTACGAAAGTTTTTACTGGATAAAGGATATAAGCGCATTAAGCTGAATAGAATTAATACGAATCATTACGAAGTAAAAGCGAAAATTAATGGTGTAGAAGGAAGTTTTATTTTAGATACCGGCGCTTCCACGTCTTGTGTAGGTTTTGAAGCCGTGAAAATTTTCAAACTAAAAGCCAAAGATTCTAAGATTAAAGCTGCAGGTGCAGGTGCAGTGAATATGGAAACGCAAATTTCTAAAAAGAATACGGTTCATATTGGAAAGTGGAAAAATAAAAAAGTTGCCCTAGTTTTGTTCAACTTAGACCATGTAAATACAGCCTTGACACAGCATGAAGCGAAACCTGTAAACGGAATTATTGGTGCCGATATTTTACGCACTGGAAAAGCTGTGATTGATTACAACAAGAATTGTTTGTATTTGAAGTGA
- a CDS encoding TatD family hydrolase: MIITDTHTHLYSEAFDEDRDEMMQRALQNGVQRFFVPAIDSAYTERMFQLEKDYPNEVFLMSGLHPTHVKENYKEELAHVEALLEKRKFCAVGEIGIDLYWDKTFLVAQQEAFQYQIQLAKKYKLPIVIHCRDAFDEVFEVLEKEKDDALFGIFHCFTGTKAQAEEAIGYQMKLGIGGVVTFKNGKIDKFLNEIPLEHIVLETDAPYLAPTPFRGKRNESSYVMNVLEKVASIYEKSIEEIAEITTKNSKAIFGV; the protein is encoded by the coding sequence ATGATAATTACTGATACACACACACATTTATATAGTGAAGCCTTTGATGAAGATAGAGACGAAATGATGCAACGTGCTTTGCAAAATGGCGTACAACGCTTTTTTGTGCCTGCTATTGATTCAGCATATACAGAACGCATGTTTCAGTTGGAAAAAGACTATCCAAACGAAGTATTTTTAATGTCAGGATTGCATCCAACGCATGTAAAAGAAAATTACAAAGAAGAATTGGCGCATGTAGAAGCCTTATTAGAAAAACGAAAATTTTGTGCAGTAGGTGAAATAGGAATTGATTTATACTGGGATAAAACGTTCTTAGTAGCACAGCAAGAAGCGTTTCAATATCAAATTCAACTGGCAAAAAAATACAAGTTGCCAATTGTAATTCACTGTCGTGATGCGTTTGATGAAGTATTTGAAGTCTTGGAAAAAGAAAAAGACGATGCTTTATTTGGGATCTTTCATTGCTTTACTGGAACGAAAGCACAAGCAGAAGAAGCAATTGGATACCAGATGAAATTGGGAATTGGCGGCGTGGTGACGTTTAAAAACGGGAAAATTGATAAATTTTTGAACGAAATTCCCCTAGAACACATTGTTTTAGAAACCGATGCGCCGTATTTAGCACCAACACCGTTTAGAGGAAAGCGAAACGAAAGCAGTTATGTGATGAACGTCCTTGAAAAAGTGGCTTCTATCTATGAAAAATCTATAGAAGAAATCGCCGAAATCACCACTAAAAATTCAAAAGCTATCTTTGGAGTTTGA
- a CDS encoding asparaginase gives MKQPKILLIYTGGTIGMIKDFETGALRAFNFKKLWERIPELSHLDCDIETIAFKDPIDSSDMNPTYWVKMATIIESNYADFDGFVVLHGSDTMSYSSSALSFMLENLAKPVIFTGSQLPIGDLRTDAKENLITSIQLASLQDEYGNPQITEVGLYFEYKLYRANRTTKINAEHFEAFASLNYPPLAESGVHLKIFKENLRRSEPKKPFKVHKKIDNSIALIKLFPGITRASLEGFLASTTIKAIILETYGAGNAPTEAWFLAFLQKIKEKGIIIVNVTQCSGGKVIMGQYETSVALKNLAIVSGKDITTEAAVTKLMYLLGKKMDVTTFKTVFETQIRGEMS, from the coding sequence ATGAAACAACCAAAAATTTTACTCATATACACAGGTGGAACCATTGGAATGATCAAGGATTTTGAAACTGGCGCACTCAGGGCGTTTAACTTTAAAAAACTGTGGGAGCGAATTCCTGAGCTTTCGCATTTGGATTGCGATATAGAAACGATTGCTTTTAAAGATCCGATAGATTCCTCAGACATGAATCCAACCTATTGGGTAAAAATGGCTACCATTATTGAAAGTAACTATGCTGATTTTGATGGTTTTGTGGTGCTCCATGGAAGCGATACTATGAGTTATTCAAGTTCAGCGTTGAGCTTTATGTTAGAAAACTTAGCCAAACCAGTTATTTTCACAGGTTCACAATTGCCTATTGGAGATTTGCGTACCGATGCAAAAGAAAACTTGATCACCTCTATTCAATTGGCTTCTTTGCAGGATGAATATGGCAATCCACAAATTACAGAAGTGGGTTTATACTTTGAATATAAATTATACAGAGCCAATCGCACGACCAAAATAAATGCAGAGCATTTTGAAGCATTTGCTTCGCTCAATTATCCACCTTTGGCTGAATCAGGTGTGCATTTAAAAATTTTCAAAGAAAATTTACGCCGTTCTGAGCCAAAAAAACCATTTAAAGTTCATAAAAAAATAGACAATAGCATTGCGTTAATAAAATTATTTCCAGGAATAACAAGGGCAAGTTTAGAGGGTTTTTTAGCATCAACAACGATAAAAGCGATCATTTTAGAGACGTATGGAGCCGGAAATGCGCCTACAGAAGCATGGTTTTTAGCTTTTCTGCAAAAAATAAAGGAAAAAGGTATAATTATTGTGAATGTTACGCAGTGTTCCGGTGGCAAAGTCATCATGGGACAATACGAAACAAGTGTAGCCTTAAAAAACCTAGCAATAGTCAGTGGTAAAGACATCACAACGGAAGCTGCAGTGACGAAACTCATGTATCTTCTTGGGAAGAAAATGGACGTAACAACCTTTAAAACGGTGTTCGAAACACAAATAAGAGGTGAAATGTCCTAA
- a CDS encoding MotA/TolQ/ExbB proton channel family protein, with protein MKKGFSIMAVAMLTILNVGVATAQDAAEATANADQGIHQILKDYFIKGGPGFMGIVLLCLILGLAICIERIIYLNMASTNNKKLLANVENALASGGVEAAKEVARNTKGPVASIFYQGLDRMDEGVDNAEKAVVAYGGVQMGQLERNVSWISLFIAIAPMLGFMGTVIGMIQAFDKIAAVGSLDASLIASSIQVALLTTVFGLIVGIILQIFYNYIIAKIDSIVNDMEDSSISLIDLLVRYKK; from the coding sequence ATGAAAAAAGGATTTTCTATTATGGCTGTAGCCATGTTAACGATTTTAAATGTAGGTGTAGCAACTGCACAAGATGCAGCTGAAGCAACAGCTAATGCTGATCAAGGTATTCACCAAATATTAAAAGATTATTTTATCAAAGGTGGACCTGGGTTCATGGGAATTGTACTATTATGTCTTATCCTAGGATTAGCAATATGTATTGAAAGAATCATCTACTTAAATATGGCATCAACAAATAACAAGAAGTTATTAGCAAATGTTGAAAATGCTTTAGCAAGTGGTGGTGTAGAAGCTGCAAAAGAAGTAGCAAGAAACACGAAAGGACCAGTTGCGTCTATTTTCTACCAAGGATTAGACCGTATGGATGAAGGTGTTGATAACGCTGAAAAAGCAGTAGTTGCTTACGGTGGAGTTCAAATGGGACAATTAGAAAGAAACGTATCTTGGATTTCCTTATTCATCGCCATTGCACCAATGCTTGGTTTCATGGGAACGGTAATTGGTATGATTCAAGCCTTCGATAAAATTGCAGCTGTAGGTTCTTTAGATGCTTCGTTAATTGCGAGTTCTATTCAGGTAGCCTTATTAACTACAGTATTTGGTTTGATTGTAGGTATTATTCTTCAAATTTTCTATAACTATATTATTGCAAAGATTGATAGTATTGTAAACGACATGGAAGATTCATCTATTTCTTTAATAGATTTATTGGTTCGTTACAAGAAATAA